The Clostridium beijerinckii genomic sequence CTGCTTTAGTCTTAACATTTTACCTTCATAAAATGAATCTTCTGGATACAGCACTTGCGAAACTGATTCAACTGAATTTTTATACTTAATTGCTTGGAGAAAATCACCTCTACTAAATGATGAAAAATCAAACTCGTTTGAAACCGCCTCCGCACTCCATAACCTAAGAGTATTTACAATTTCATTTTCGTACCCTACAATTGGAGTATCATATGGGACTGCCAATACAGGCTCATAATTTATATGCATAAAGCTTAAGCGTCCATTTATTTCGCTTACTTTTACCTCTCCACCAAACTTAACAATTTCTGCTTTTTCTGCTTTTCTCTTCTCCCAGACGTTTCCTAGCTTTAACCAATCATCAGATACCTCAACTTGTTTTCCGTCTATAATTTTTTGCTGAAAAAATCCATATTTATATCTAATCCCACACCCGTTTCCTGGAATATTTAAAGATGCCATTGAATCCAAGAAGCATGCTGCAAGTCTTCCCAATCCACCATTACCTAGTCCTTGGTCTTGCTCCAAGTTTTCCAACTCTTCTAAATTTATATTTAAATCTGATAACGCTTCTTTACATATATCTCTTATGCCTATATTTAATAAAGCATCACCAAGTAACCGTCCCAGTAAAAATTCCATAGAAAAATAATAAACTTGCTTCTCCCCAGTCTTATTATATTTTTTATTTGTTTTGAGCCAAGTTCTTGTAACATAATCCCTTACTAAACTTCCCAAAGCATCATACTTTTGTTGATTAGTTCCTTCTTTTAACTCAATACCATGCATTTCTAAAAACTTATTTACATAAGCTTTTTTAAATGTTTTTTTATCCATTTCGAGCATTGATATACCCCCTCATAACATTATGTCCTCATCTTAATCTTGTCCTGTTAATTCTCTATATAAATCTAAATATATTTGAGCTGACCTATTCCAGCTATTATCAGAATTCATTGCATTTTCGATTAGATTTTCCCACTTACCCTTATCCTTATATATCCATAACGCATATTCTATTATATTGTATAACTCATCTGAATTGTAATTTCTGAAACTAAACCCATTACCTTCTCCAGTATACTCATTATATGCAATTATTGTATCCTTAAGTCCCCCAGTTTCCCTAACTATAGGAATAGAACCATATCTAAGTGCTATTAATTGCCCTAATCCACATGGTTCAAAAAGTGAAGGCATTAAAAACATATCACATGCTGCATAAATTTTATTTGCTAACCCATTATCAAATTTAATATTAGCAGACACCTTATTTCCATATCTAGAATCTAGCCATTTAAAATGTTCCTCATAATGCTTATCTCCCGTTCCTAAAATAACTAGTTGAACATTTTCTTGTAATAGTTTATCCGAAATATTTACTAATAGATCCATTCCCTTTTGACTTGTCAATCTAGTTACCATCGCCAGCATTGGTATATTTTTATCAACAGTTAGCCCTAGCTCTTTTTGTAACTCCGTTTTGTTTATTGCTTTATCTTCAATAGAGTTTATACTATAGTTCTTTTTAATAAATTTATTTGTCTTCGGATTAAATTCATCATAATCTATACCATTTGTTATTCCTCTTAATGCATAGGATCTCTCTCTTAATACTCCATCCAATCTTTGACCATACTCAGGTGTTTGTATTTCGTATGCATAAGTATTACTAACAGTTGTAATAATATCTGAATAGTATAATCCACCCTTCATATAACTTACACCATCATCAAATTTTAGGCATGTGTTATTATAAAGCTCCATATCAAATCCAAATAACTCCGGTAATATTTGAGGATCAAATACTCCTTGAAATGCTATATTATGGATTGAATATACGCATTTCATCTTCCAATAGAACATATCATTTCTTTTATATTCAAATTTTAATAGTACAGGTAACATCCCAGTTTGCCAGTCATTGCAGTGTATAAGATCTGGCTGCCAATCTATTTGCCTCAACATGTCTAATACGGCCCTATCAAAGAACGCAAATCTCTCTGCATCATCATAGAATCCATAGACTTCATCTCTCTTAAAATATGCTTCATTATCTAAAACATAATATGTTACTCCATTATGAAAGCATTCCCATACGCCACAAAATTGTTCTCTCCATCCAACTTTAACATTAAACCATTTAACAAACCTTAGCTTGTCTCTTACTTCCCAACTAATTTCTTTATACTTTGGTATAACAACTCTTACATCTGCATTTTTTTGTGCAAGTGCTTTTGGTAATGCCCCAGCAACATCTCCGAGCCCCCCTGTTTTAATGAACGGACTAGCTTCAGATGCTACAAATAAAACTCTCATTCTTTATCCCCCTCAACCTCTAGCAAATAAATTTATATCATTATACTATAGATATTTTTATAATATTTACTTTCTCAAACGGTCTTTTTAACCTTTTATTCATCTTTTTCTTTAATTTCTTGATCTACATTAATTTCATTCACTTTTAATATTAATGTTGCCATTGGAGGCACTTTTACTTTCAAAGAATATGGTTGATTGTGGAATTGAGTCTTTTCAGATACAAGCATTTCACCCATAATCTGACCTGAACCACCATATTTACTATCATCAGAATTAAATACTTCTTCATAGCTCCCCAAAAATGGTACTCCAATTTGATAATCATAATACACAATAGAAGTAAAATTAATTATAAAAATCAGTGTATCTTTATCATTTCTACTTCTTCTAGCAAAAATTAATATGCTTTGTTCATTATTATCGGCTTCTATCCAATTAAAGCCTCTATAGTCATGATCGAGCTCCCAAAAAGCTTTATTATTAAGGTATAGATTGTTTAAATCCTTAAAAAATAATTGAGTTTTTTTATGGATTCCTAAATCATCGATTAGGTTCCATTTTAATTCCTCATATTCTCTCCACTCAATTTTCTGAGCAAATTCGCACCCCATAAACGATAACTTTTTGCCCGGATGTCCCATCATATAACACATAAACGCTCGGAGACCTGCAAACTTATTCCATTCATCTCCCCACATTTTGTTTACCAATGATTTCTTACCATGAACAACTTCATCGTGTGAAAGTGGCAATAAATAATTTTCAGCATAATTATACATCATCGCAAATGTTATATTTTTATGATTATGTTTTCTATATTTAGGATCTATTTCGACATACTCTAATGTATCATTCATCCAACCCATATTCCATTTTAAGTTGAATCCCAAACCATCATAAATTGCAGGTTTTGTGACATTAGGCCAAGATGTTGATTCCTCTGCAATCATAAGTGCAGTCGGATATTCTGCAAATACTGCTTTATTTAACTCCTTTAGAAAATCTATTGCTTCTAAATTCCCATTTCCTCCATATTTGTTTGGTATCCATTCCCCGGGCGATCTGCTATAATCCAAGTAAAGTATGCTTGATACAGCATCAACCCTTAATCCATCAATATGGAACTCTTTATACCAGTATAATGCATTCGATATTAAATAACTTTTAACTTCATCTCTACCTAGATCAAAATTACAAGTTCCCCAACCCTTATTTTCCGCTCTCCATTCTTCTTGATATTCGTATGTTGGTGTTCCATCAAACTTATATAATCCGTGAGCATCCTTACAAAAATGACCTGGAACCCAATCCATTATTACTCCTATATTAGCCTCATGCAATTTATTTATTAAAATTTTAATACCTTCATAATCCCCATACCTACTTGTTGGTGAATAATAACCTGTCCCCTGATATCCCCAAGAAGCATCCAATGGATGTTCAATAAGCGGCATAAGCTCTACATGTGTATATCCCATATCTTTTACATACTTAGGTAAATCTTCTGCGATTTCTTCGTATTTTAAGAATCCGCCATCTTTATTTGTCTTCCATGAGCCCAAATGTATCTCATATATATTTAATGGTTGCTCAAGTACATTTATTTTATTTCTTTGATCAATCCATTTTTTATCATTCCATTTGAAAGCTTTAGGCTTATATACTATTGATGCATTATCTGGTCTCAATTCACTTTGTATTGCATACGGATCGGCTTTGTATTCTCCCATCTCTCCATCGCTTCCCACTATACAATACTTGTATCTATTTCCGGCCTTCGCAGTATAAAAAAAGCCTCTCCATAATCCATTTTCAGTTATTCTTTCAAGTTTGTATTCCTCTTTTACTTCGAAATTATTAAAATCCCCAACTACATATACATCTTTTGCATTAGGTGCCCACGTTACAAATTGCACACCTTTCTTTCTTTTCTCAGTTTTAATATGTGAGCCTAAAATATTATAAGATTCATAGTTTTTACCTTGATGAAACAAATATGTGTTAAGATTAGTTATTTCAGATTTATCAATACTTTCTGTTCTCTTTTTAACATTAATTTTACTATGTTCTGTTTTCGACTTTTCAATCTTCTCCCCTTCTGCTTGAAATTCTCCCATTAATTCTTTTGAAGCTGATTTTTTTCTTGCGCTTGCTTTTGTTGAAGTTACTGCAGATTTCCCTTTTGAAGATTTATTAGTTGTTCTTTTTGTCTTTGATTGTACATTTAATTCATTCGTTTTGGTGGATTTAGATTTATTAATATTATCTCCACCCTCCAATTCAGATTCTTTATTATTCTCTTCTTTTAAAATAATTTTTTCTTCGTTTTTATTCTCCAACGCATTCTTCTTATCAATTGCCTTAGATTTCTTTAAACTCCCTTTAGATTTAATACCAATTTCTTTATCATTTGTAGTAATGTCTTTTACCTTAATATCTAGATTATTAATTGGATTTAATTCAGTTGTTTCCTTTGAGGAAATTTTCTTTTTCGCTCTTCCCTTTGTCTTACTTATTCTTTTCTCAACAGATGAATTATCTTCGATAGATACTTTTCCGTCTTCTTCTGTCAAACCGTTCATATCTCTAGGACCTATTTCATCTTTATCTTTAATCTTACTGCTTTTAGGATCATTTTGCATTAAACTATACCCCCATCCATATTCATATCCCTCTCATAAACTAAATTAAATGCTTCTCTTTATTATAATTCTCACTATATATATATCTTACCAAATTTTATGGTACTTTTCACTTATTTTTCTTTATTTTTAATAAAAATTATAATTAATTTAACTTTTAATATAATAAATATATATTTTTATCCATATATAATGTATAATATTCAATCATTCATTTTATTAAATTTAAAATCAATTCACAGAATAGCAATAATCAAGCGCATAAAAGACGCTGTGTATTAGGAAATAAAGTGAGCAGCACCTAAGTTTTATTCTGCTAAGTTTTTAATATTGGAAAAATGATTTTAAACTCATGTCACTTATATATCTTTTTAAAATCATGATCACAGGGCGATCTTCACTATCTAACCAATGATAATAGTGTTTAATTTACCAAAATTCATACCATAAAAAAAGAGAATCCATATCTTGAATCCTCTCTTTAACAATTAGTATTAAAACAACTTTAATATATTACCTTAAACTTTATAATTATTCATATATTTTAAATAATACAATTCAAGCATATGAATCAATTAATACCATAGAGCCTACTTATTAAAAGTGCGAAATATTATAAAATAAAAAAAGATAGTTATTACAACTATCTTTTTTGCTTACCTCGCAACGTCCTACTCTGCCACACAGTCTCCCATGCAGTACCATCGGCGCTATAGACCTTAACTTTCCTGTTCGGAATGGGAAGGAGTGTTACCTCTATGCCATCATCACGAGATCTTCAATTTGAAAAAACTTTGTTCTTTCAAAATTGCACACAGTTTCTTTAATGTATTTACAACTTGACTATATTGGTCAAGCCCTCGACCTATTAGTATCAGTCAGCTAAATATGTTACCACACTTACACCTCTGACCTATCAACCTTGTAGTCTTCAAGGGGTCTTACTAGCTTATGCTATGGGAAATCTCATCTTGAGGTGGGCTTCACACTTAGATGCTTTCAGCGTTTATCCCTTCCCGACTTAGCTACCCAGCTATGCTTCTGGCGAAACAACTGGTACACCATAGGTCAGTCCATCCCGGTCCTCTCGTACTAAGGACAGCTCCTCTCAAATTTCCTACGCCCGCGACGGATAGGGACCGAACTGTCTCACGACGTTCTGAACCCAGCTCGCGTGCCGCTTTAATGGGCGAACAGCCCAACCCTTGGGACCTACTTCAGCCCCAGGATGCGACGAGCCGACATCGAGGTGCCAAACCTCCCCGTCGATGTGAACTCTTGGGGGAGATCAGCCTGTTATCCCCGAGGTAGCTTTTATCCGTTGAGCGATGGCCCTCCCACGAGGTACCACCGGATCACTAAGCCCGACTTTCGTCCCTGCTCCACTTGTAGGTGTCGCAGTCAGGCTCCCTTCTGCCTTTACACTCTTCGAACGATTTCCGACCGTTCTGAGGGAACCTTTGGGCGCCTCCGTTACATTTTAGGAGGCGACCGCCCCAGTCAAACTGCCCACCTAACAATGTCCTGTCACCAGTTTCATGGCATCCAGTTAGAACTTCAATACTATCAGGGTGGTATCCCAACAACGACTCCACCAAGGCTGACGCCCTAGTTTCCCAGTCTCCCACCTATCCTGTACAGACAATACCGAAATTCAATGCTAAGCTACAGTAAAGCTCTACGGGGTCTTTCCGTCCAATCGCGGGTAGCGAGCATCTTCACTCGCACTACAACTTCGCCGGATTTGCAGTTGAGACAGTGCACAAGTCATTACGCCATTCGTGCGGGTCAGAACTTACCTGACAAGGAATTTCGCTACCTTAGGACCGTTATAGTTACGGCCGCCGTTTACTGGGGCTTAAGTTCACACCTTCGCAAAACTTTGCTAAGTGTTCCCCTTAACCTTCCAGCACCGGGCAGGCGTCAGCCCCTATACATCAGCTTTCGCTTTAGCAGAGACCTGTGTTTTTGTTAAACAGTTGCTTGTGCCTATTCTCTGCGGCCTGATTTCTCAGGCACCCCTTCTCCCGAAGTTACGGGGTCAATTTGCCTAGTTCCTTAACTGCAATTCTTCCGTCGGCCTTAGGATTCTCTCCTCATCTACCTGTGTCGGTTTGCGGTACGGGCACTACTTCTCTTTCTAGATGCTTTTCTTGGAAGCATGGAATCAGATACTTCGGTTCCGTAGAACCTTCCCCATCACGCCTCAGAATTGTTGAAACGGATTTGCCAATCCCAACTCCCTAAACGCTTAGACTAGCATCCAATAGCTAGCACATCCTATCCTTCTCCGTCACACCATCGATAATAACGATTATAGTGGTATTGGAATATCAACCAATTGTCCATCGACTACGCCTTTCGGCCTCGCCTTAGGTCCCGACTAACCCTGAGAAGACAAACTTTACTCAGGAAACCTTAGATATTCGGCCTGTAGGATTCTCGCCTACATCTCGCTACTAATGCCAACATTCTCACTCGTAATCAGTCCACCGCTCCTTACGGTACGACTTCAGCCCGATTACGACGCTCCTCTACCGCTCACGTAAAACGTGAACCCGTAGCTTCGGTGGTAAGTTTGAGCCCCGGACATTTTCGGCGCAGGATCTCTTGACTAGTGAGCTATTACGCACTCTTTTAATGAGTGGCTGCTTCTAAGCCAACATCCTAGTTGTCTTAGAAATCCCACATCCTTTTCCACTTAACTTACACTTTGGGACCTTAGCTGACGATCTGGGCTGTTTCCCTTTTGACCATGGAACTTATCTTTCATAGTCTGACTGCCGGACTGATAGTATGTGGCATTCGGAGTTTGATAAGGTTCGGTAAGCGCTATGCCCCCTAGCCTATTCAGTGCTCTACCTCCACTACTCACATTTTCCGACGCTAGCCCTAAAGCTATTTCGAGGAGAACCAGCTATATCCGAGTTCGATTGGAATTTCTCCGCTATCCACAGCTCATCCCATGCTTTTTCAACAGCAACGTGGTTCGGTCCTCCACGAGGTTTTACCCTCGCTTCAACCTGGCCATGGATAGGTCACCCGGTTTCGGGTCTACAGCATGCAACTAGTCGCCCTATTAAGACTCGGTTTCCCTTCGGCTCCGTACCTTAAGTACTTAACCTCGCTACATACCGTAACTCGTTGGCTCGTTCTACAAAAAGCACATCATCACACACATAAGGTGCTCTGATCGGTTGTAGGCACATGGTTTCAGGTTCTATTTCACTCCCCTCCCGGGGTTCTTTTCACCTTTCCCTCACGGTACTGCTTCACTATCGGTCATCAGGTAGTATTTAGCCTTGGGAGGTGGTCCTCCCTGCTTCCCACAAGGTTTCACGTGTCTCGTGGTACTCTGGTGCAGAACTGATTATCATAGTTTTCACTTACGGGACTATTACCCACTGTGGTCCAACTTTCCAGTTGTGTTCAATTAACTATAATTTCTCGTTATGTTCTGTCCGCAACCCCAGAGATAAATCTCTGGTTTGGGCTCTTTCCTTTTCGCTCGCCGCTACTAAGAAAATCGATTTTTCTTTCTCTTCCTCCAGGTACTTAGATGTTTCAGTTCCCTGGGTATACCTTCATAAAGCTATGTATTCACTTTATGATACATGGGGTTTCCCATGTGAGTTTCCTCATTCGGAAATCTTCGGATCTCTGACTATGTGCGTCTACCCGAAGCTTATCGCAGCTTATCGCGTCCTTCATCGGCTCCTGATGCCAAGGCATTCACCATGCGCCCTTTGTAGCTTGACCTAATTATTAGTCATATCACAAAGAATATTTATTCTTGGCTTTGTTGTATTTTATATACATTAAATCTATGTGCAATTTTCAAAGAACATTGAAAGACTTAGTCTTTCAAAATTGAACAGAACAAATACTTAAGTAACCTTTGAGCAAGTATTTTATATTTTGATACATAATAATGTATCTGTACTAGTCAGACATCATGCTGATCTAGATTTCTCCATAGAAAGGAGGTGATCCAGCCGCAGGTTCTCCTACGGCTACCTTGTTACGACTTCACCCCAATCGCTGACCCTACCTTAGGTCGCTGCCCCGCTTGCGCGTTAGCTCACGAACTTTGGGTATTGCCAACTCTCATGGTGTGACGGGCGGTGTGTACAAGGCCCGGGAACGTATTCACCGCGACATTCTGATTCGCGATTACTAGCAA encodes the following:
- the glgA gene encoding glycogen synthase GlgA, whose translation is MRVLFVASEASPFIKTGGLGDVAGALPKALAQKNADVRVVIPKYKEISWEVRDKLRFVKWFNVKVGWREQFCGVWECFHNGVTYYVLDNEAYFKRDEVYGFYDDAERFAFFDRAVLDMLRQIDWQPDLIHCNDWQTGMLPVLLKFEYKRNDMFYWKMKCVYSIHNIAFQGVFDPQILPELFGFDMELYNNTCLKFDDGVSYMKGGLYYSDIITTVSNTYAYEIQTPEYGQRLDGVLRERSYALRGITNGIDYDEFNPKTNKFIKKNYSINSIEDKAINKTELQKELGLTVDKNIPMLAMVTRLTSQKGMDLLVNISDKLLQENVQLVILGTGDKHYEEHFKWLDSRYGNKVSANIKFDNGLANKIYAACDMFLMPSLFEPCGLGQLIALRYGSIPIVRETGGLKDTIIAYNEYTGEGNGFSFRNYNSDELYNIIEYALWIYKDKGKWENLIENAMNSDNSWNRSAQIYLDLYRELTGQD
- the glgB gene encoding 1,4-alpha-glucan branching protein GlgB; the encoded protein is MQNDPKSSKIKDKDEIGPRDMNGLTEEDGKVSIEDNSSVEKRISKTKGRAKKKISSKETTELNPINNLDIKVKDITTNDKEIGIKSKGSLKKSKAIDKKNALENKNEEKIILKEENNKESELEGGDNINKSKSTKTNELNVQSKTKRTTNKSSKGKSAVTSTKASARKKSASKELMGEFQAEGEKIEKSKTEHSKINVKKRTESIDKSEITNLNTYLFHQGKNYESYNILGSHIKTEKRKKGVQFVTWAPNAKDVYVVGDFNNFEVKEEYKLERITENGLWRGFFYTAKAGNRYKYCIVGSDGEMGEYKADPYAIQSELRPDNASIVYKPKAFKWNDKKWIDQRNKINVLEQPLNIYEIHLGSWKTNKDGGFLKYEEIAEDLPKYVKDMGYTHVELMPLIEHPLDASWGYQGTGYYSPTSRYGDYEGIKILINKLHEANIGVIMDWVPGHFCKDAHGLYKFDGTPTYEYQEEWRAENKGWGTCNFDLGRDEVKSYLISNALYWYKEFHIDGLRVDAVSSILYLDYSRSPGEWIPNKYGGNGNLEAIDFLKELNKAVFAEYPTALMIAEESTSWPNVTKPAIYDGLGFNLKWNMGWMNDTLEYVEIDPKYRKHNHKNITFAMMYNYAENYLLPLSHDEVVHGKKSLVNKMWGDEWNKFAGLRAFMCYMMGHPGKKLSFMGCEFAQKIEWREYEELKWNLIDDLGIHKKTQLFFKDLNNLYLNNKAFWELDHDYRGFNWIEADNNEQSILIFARRSRNDKDTLIFIINFTSIVYYDYQIGVPFLGSYEEVFNSDDSKYGGSGQIMGEMLVSEKTQFHNQPYSLKVKVPPMATLILKVNEINVDQEIKEKDE